In Populus nigra chromosome 10, ddPopNigr1.1, whole genome shotgun sequence, the following proteins share a genomic window:
- the LOC133705741 gene encoding CLAVATA3/ESR (CLE)-related protein 45-like translates to MVFCAHRVLILLICIGFIAVQPDEVYGLTSVELVLRHNQKAQGTAPQSQRVLKDVDMQGMDTKKSAHASKTFDRSQSNKRSAPRGSDPIHNRERDVYRKAIRDNVHRASIISVPQVEIIINRQ, encoded by the exons TAGAGTGCTTATCCTTCTTATATGTATTGGCTTCATAGCAGTTCAACCTGATGAAGTTTATGGCTTGACGAGTGTAGAGCTGGTCCTCAGACACAACCAAAAAGCTCAAGGGACAGCACCACAAAGCCAACGTGTTCTTAAGGATGTTGATATGCAGGGAATGGACACAAAGAAATCAGCGCATGCAAGCAAGACTTTTGATCGAAGTCAATCAAACAAAAGAAGTGCACCGAGAGGATCAGATCCTATCCACAACAG agagagagatgtgTATAGAAAAGCCATAAGAGATAATGTTCACAGAGCCAGTATCATCTCTGTGCCACAAGTTGAGATCATAATCAACCGCCAATGA
- the LOC133704137 gene encoding zinc-finger homeodomain protein 11-like translates to MDLTSSPHHFTKSPDSDTDTETPLQTHLTKALSLTKGSCKTRQNHYFPPPPQQRMVVSYRECLKNHAAGFGGLALDGCGEFMPKPTTTPQDPTSLKCAACGCHRNFHRSEPFGPTTTTTRMPPPPALNWTTSPGPGSTSSGPSPSPASPIPRSFYPSAPHMLLALSAGHPDDTQPQKQSHSLVMINPHGKKRGRTKFSQEQKEKMYLFAEKLGWRMPRGINDRDVGEFCIEIGVDRNVFKVWMHNNRSRKEKVSDSYGINSSNKCGFNVNEEAAGRVIGTDNKGYSFDNDNNGSSHDSFDRYQIESKVHVNGSMTPHGSSTSS, encoded by the coding sequence ATGGACTTGACCTCTAGCCCCCACCATTTTACCAAATCCCCTGACTCGGACACGGATACTGAAACCCCGCTCCAGACCCACCTCACCAAGGCCTTATCTCTCACAAAAGGCTCGTGCAAGACCCGCCAAAATCACTATttcccaccaccaccacagcaACGTATGGTGGTCTCTTACAGAGAATGCCTTAAAAACCATGCTGCAGGTTTTGGTGGCCTAGCCTTGGATGGCTGTGGGGAGTTCATGCCTAAGCCAACTACTACTCCTCAAGACCCTACCTCCCTCAAATGTGCTGCCTGTGGCTGCCACCGCAACTTCCACCGAAGCGAGCCATTTggccccaccaccaccaccactcgCATGCCGCCGCCACCAGCACTTAACTGGACCACAAGCCCAGGTCCAGGGTCGACAAGTTCAGGCCCAAGTCCAAGCCCAGCATCACCAATCCCCCGGTCTTTCTACCCTTCTGCACCTCACATGCTATTGGCCTTGAGCGCAGGTCATCCTGATGATACCCAACCCCAGAAACAGAGTCACAGTCTGGTAATGATAAACCCACATgggaaaaagagaggaagaaccAAGTTTAGTCAAGAACAGAAAGAAAAGATGTACCTTTTTGCTGAGAAGTTGGGGTGGAGGATGCCGAGGGGCATCAATGATAGAGATGTTGGAGAGTTTTGCATTGAGATAGGGGTTGAtagaaatgttttcaaagtttgGATGCACAACAACAGGTCCAGGAAAGAGAAGGTCAGTGATAGTTATGGTATTAATAGCAGCAACAAGTGTGGTTTTAATGTTAACGAGGAAGCTGCGGGTAGAGTAATTGGTACGGACAACAAGGGATACAGCTTTGATAACGATAACAATGGGAGCAGCCATGATAGCTTTGATAGGTACCAGATTGAGAGTAAGGTCCATGTTAATGGTTCTATGACTCCTCATGGGTCTTCTACTTCATCTTGA
- the LOC133705877 gene encoding protein BPS1, chloroplastic-like — MFLTEKPNYPSFFDSFNKEKKKKKEFDLISQSFDESILRRLNTLCNSHSSVTINFSWLSSALAFLSFTHNQAITLLSNPKLTDSLNFYLDDSVKLLDICNSIASEIERLRHRRLLLKFALHLFNNNSNNNSEDAEKLRRARASLTDWDNNLKGSRYDSSKNLEHLVIDLAFMLKEVPRGKISSDERIVRRTIHSVGLVTVFVAGVVVAALRGSTELGVAVRAPSEFLWADSFNLVNSAISAELTRPGKKRHLLEELDDVEARLREVIGVMDDAGGEKGESLNGAVKELERVTETLGEGLERLSNGVNEVFNTVMSSRKEMLERMRVGQQKQQTKQC; from the coding sequence ATGTTTCTGACGGAGAAACCCAACTATCCCTCCTTCTTCGATTCTTTtaacaaagagaagaagaagaagaaggagttcGACCTTATCTCTCAGTCCTTCGACGAATCCATTCTTCGTCGCCTCAATACTTTATGCAATTCGCACTCTTCTGTTACTATCAATTTCTCCTGGCTCTCCTCGGCCCTCGCTTTTCTCTCCTTCACACATAACCAAGCCATAACCCTACTATCCAACCCCAAGCTCACCGattctttgaatttttactTGGATGACAGTGTCAAGCTCCTCGATATCTGCAACTCCATTGCTTCGGAGATTGAACGCTTACGCCATCGCCGGCTTCTCCTCAAATTTGCACTTCACCTATttaacaacaacagcaacaacaacagtGAAGATGCAGAGAAGCTAAGAAGAGCTCGGGCTTCGCTGACTGATTGGGATAATAATCTCAAGGGATCCAGATATGATAGCAGCAAGAATTTGGAGCATCTGGTGATAGATTTGGCTTTCATGCTTAAGGAGGTTCCACGTGGAAAGATCTCATCCGATGAAAGGATTGTCCGCCGCACGATCCACTCCGTTGGGTTGGTAACGGTGTTTGTCGCGGGAGTTGTGGTCGCGGCGTTGCGTGGATCGACGGAGTTAGGTGTTGCCGTTAGAGCGCCGTCCGAGTTTTTGTGGGCTGACTCGTTCAATCTTGTCAACTCAGCGATCTCGGCCGAGCTCACTCGGCCGGGCAAAAAGAGGCATCTACTCGAGGAGCTAGATGACGTGGAAGCACGTCTCAGGGAAGTGATCGGCGTGATGGATGACGCAGGCGGAGAAAAAGGGGAGAGCCTAAACGGTGCCGTTAAGGAGCTGGAGAGAGTGACGGAGACATTAGGAGAGGGATTGGAGAGGTTGAGTAACGGCGTGAATGAAGTGTTCAATACGGTTATGAGCAGTAGAAAGGAGATGCTGGAGAGAATGAGAGTGGGTCAACAAAAGCAACAGACAAAGCAATGCTAA
- the LOC133705710 gene encoding uncharacterized protein LOC133705710 — translation MVLMMIQHHHHRHHQHQHQHQQTSTALPAHPVPLSTSAHRSPATPSHTQSQPPLPLAPLSSSHRLPPPALDHVISPVASAAHHSADPAPTLARVRLSDISPYDGAPGGPYVRAVDALSGSLMRHNAAVIELGSEEASLMRCGLEAARLYFRSRSQNGVVKGCSGRGVYMYRAGRPVEDWDSSPPCMAEIFRCMGKAARSALCAIARHLRLRSDVFNQLLDDTPLPAGEVSSSVLVATYSHTSLQNGKGAIGAGKPAANGEVEKGLLTLISSDSPGLQVCDPNGRWYLADCGSAPVDLLLITGKTLSHTTAGLRPAASYRAAPDFSSGTNSGGRTSLVFRLMPQGNAILDCSPIAAAGHVIPQSYVPISVSQFMDDLSAEEDVVCNQPNNTYVARNDMNKEPSLRSVLSDPLSGAFLEDAMFVSCGHSFGGLMLRRVIDMSRCTLCNAEIEAASLVPNYALRAAASAVKNEDDRRLFHNATLRKRRKEMGDHTDSMKKRPHGENGDIAADDGLHRGVQYPFAENEKVVIKGNRRTPEKFVGKEAIITSQCLNGWYLLKIIGSGENVRLQYRSLRKILNSEAIEDRCASQPIQNSS, via the exons atggttttgatgatgatccAACATCATCACCACCGCCAccaccaacaccaacaccaacatCAGCAAACCTCCACTGCACTACCAGCACACCCTGTCCCTCTCTCCACTTCCGCCCATAGATCCCCAGCCACTCCCTCCCACACTCAATCCCAACCCCCTCTTCCTCTGGCCCCTCTCTCCTCCTCTCACCGTCTCCCACCACCAGCCCTCGATCATGTAATTTCCCCTGTCGCATCCGCAGCTCACCACTCCGCTGACCCGGCTCCCACACTGGCTAGGGTCCGGCTCTCTGATATCTCTCCCTACGATGGGGCTCCGGGTGGGCCCTACGTGCGGGCGGTGGATGCCCTTTCGGGGTCTTTAATGAGGCACAACGCTGCTGTTATTGAATTGGGGAGTGAAGAAGCCTCGCTTATGCGGTGTGGCCTCGAGGCCGCAAGGCTGTATTTTAGGAGTCGGTCTCAAAACGGTGTCGTTAAAGGTTGTAGCGGCCGCGGGGTTTATATGTACAGAGCTGGAAG GCCAGTGGAAGACTGGGACTCGTCTCCGCCATGTATGGCTGAAATATTTAGGTGTATGGGAAAGGCAGCGCGCTCTGCTTTATGTGCAATAGCAAGACATCTTCGTTTAAGAAGCGA TGTTTTCAACCAATTGCTTGATGATACCCCATTGCCAGCTGGTGAGGTGTCTTCTTCGGTGCTTGTTGCCACCTATTCTCATACTTCTTTGCAAAATGGAAAAGGGGCTATTGGGGCAGGGAAGCCAGCGGCTAATGGTGAAGTTGAGAAGGGATTGTTGACTTTGATTTCCTCAGACAGTCCTGGTCTGCAG GTTTGTGACCCAAATGGTCGCTGGTACTTAGCTGATTGTGGCTCAGCTCCAGTGGATCTTTTACTCATTACTGGCAAGACACTTAGTCACACGACTGCTGGACTTCGCCCTGCTGCCTCATATAGAGCTGCTCCTGATTTCTCATCGGGTACTAACAGTGGTGGgag GACTTCACTGGTATTCAGGCTCATGCCACAGGGAAATGCTATTTTAGATTGTTCTCCGATTGCAGCAGCTGGTCATGTTATTCCCCAGAGCTATGTACCAATATCAGTGAGTCAGTTTATGGATGACCTTTCTGCTGAGGAGGATGTTGTGTGCAATCAACCTAATAATACTTAT GTTGCTCGAAATGATATGAACAAGGAACCATCACTAAGAAGTGTCCTCTCAGATCCCTTGTC AGGTGCATTCCTTGAAGatgccatgtttgtttcctgtGGACATTCGTTTGGTGGTCTCATGCTGAGAAGAGTCATTGATATG TCGAGATGTACACTTTGCAATGCTGAAATTGAGGCTGCGTCTTTGGTTCCTAATTATG CTCTTAGAGCTGCAGCATCAGCTGTAAAGAATGAAGATGATCGAAGGCTATTCCATAATGCAACTTTGCGAAAGCGTCGCAAAGAAATGGGTGACCACACAGATTCCATGAAGAAGAGACCACACGGA GAGAATGGAGATATTGCTGCTGACGATGGTTTGCATAGAGGAGTGCAGTATCCTTTTGCTGAAAATGAGAAAGTAGTGATTAAG GGAAATAGGAGGACACCAGAAAAATTTGTTGGGAAGGAAGCAATCATCACTTCACAATGTCTCAATGGCTG gtACTTGCTTAAGATTATTGGTAGTGGTGAGAATGTCCGTCTACAATATCGCTCTCTTAGAAAAATTTTGAACTCTGAAGCCATTGAAGACAGATGTGCTTCACAGCCAATTCAAAACAGCAGCTAA
- the LOC133705548 gene encoding uncharacterized protein LOC133705548 isoform X2: MSQSLELLLIQFLMPDNDARRQAEEQIKRLAKDPQVVPALAQHLRTAKTPNVRQLAAVLLRKKITGHWAKLSPQLKLLVKQSLIESITMEHSSPVRRASANVVSIIAKYAVPAGEWPDLLPFLFQCSQSAQEDHREVALILFSSLTETIGNAFQPHFADLQALLLKCLQDDTSNRVRIAALKAVGSFLEFTNDGDEVKFRQFIPSILNVARQCLSSGDEDVAIIAFEIFDELIESPAPLLGDSVKSIVQFSLEVCSSQNLESNTRHQAIQIISWLAKYKYSSLKKYKLVIPILQVMCPLLAESTDSVEDDDLAPDRAAAEVIDTMSLNLSKQVFPPVFEFASLSSQSANPKFREASVTALGVVSEGCLELMKDKLEPILHIVLGALRDPEQMVRGAASFALGQFAEHLQPEIMSHYESVLPCILNAIEDASDEVKEKSYYALAAFCEDMGEEILPFLDPLMQKLLAALQNSPRNLQETCMSAIGSVASAAEQAFIPYSERVLELMKSFMVLTNDEDLRSRARATELVGIVAMSAGRVRMEPILPPFMEAAISGFGLEFSELREYTHGFFSNVAEIMDDSFAQYLPHVVPLAFASCNLDDGSAVDIIESDDETINGFGGVSSDDEAHDEPRVRNISVRTGVLDEKAAATQALGLYALHTKSSYSPYLEETLRILVRHSGYFHEDVRLQAIIALKSILTAAHAIFQSQNDGPAKAREMLDTVMDIYIKTMTGDDDKEVVAQACTSVAEIIKDYGYAAIEPYMSRLVDATLVLLKEESACQQLEDDSDMEDDDTEHDEVLMDAVSDILPAFAVSMGSHFAPIFANLFEPLMKFAKASRPLQDRTMVVACLAEVAQGMGAPIADYVDRVMPLAIKELASSNATNRRNAAFCVGELCKNGGESTVKYYGDTLRGLFPLFGESEPDDAVRDNAAGAVARMIMAHPQSVPLNQVLPVFLKVLPLKEDREESMAVYSCVYTLVLSSNQQILALVPELVNLFAQVVVSPVETPEVKAQVGRAFSHLISLYGHQMQPLLSNLSPAHASALAAFAPKS; the protein is encoded by the exons ATGTCACAGTCACTTGAACTGCTGCTGATTCAATTCTTGATGCCAGACAACGATGCCAGAAGGCAAGCAGAGGAGCAAATTAAGAGGCTAGCCAAAGATCCTCAAGTGGTCCCCGCCCTTGCTCAACATCTTCGCACCGCTAAAACTCCCAATGTTCGCCAACTCGCCGCCGTCCTCCTCCGCAAGAAGATCACTGGCCACTGGGCTAAACTCTCTCCTCAACTCAAACTCCTTGTCAAGCAATCTCTCATTGAAAGCATCACCATGGAACACAG TTCTCCAGTAAGGAGAGCTAGTGCGAATGTGGTGAGTATAATTGCCAAATACGCAGTTCCGGCTGGAGAGTGGCCTGATTTGTTGCCCTTTTTGTTCCAATGTAGCCAAAGTGCACAGGAAGATCATAGAGAA GTGGCACTGATCCTTTTCAGCTCTTTAACTGAAACTATCGGGAATGCATTTCAACCTCATTTCGCAGATTTGCAAGCTCTTTTGCTCAAGTGTCTGCAGGATGATACTAGCAACCGTGTTAGAATTGCTGCTCTCAA GGCAGTGGGATCTTTTCTCGAGTTTACAAATGACGGGGATGAG GTCAAATTTCGCCAGTTCATTCCAAGCATTTTAAACGTGGCTAGACAATGCCTTTCATCTGGTGACGAGGATGTTGCAAtaattgcttttgaaatctttgATGAGCTGATTGAATCTCCTGCACCTCTTCTTGGAGATTCTGTTAAATCCATTGTGCAGTTCTCTCTTGAAGTTTGCTCCAGTCAAAATTTGGAATCCAACACACGTCATCAG GCTATTCAGATAATTTCATGGCTGGCAAAGTACAAATACAGTTCCCTGAAAAAGTATAAGCTGGTCATCCCCATTCTGCAAGTGATGTGCCCCTTGCTTGCAGAATCAACTGATTCTGTTGAAGATGATGATCTTGCTCCTGATCGAGCTGCTGCAGAAGTTATTGACACTATGTCTTTGAACCTCTCAAAGCAAGTCTTCCCTCCTGTCTTTGAGTTTGCTTCTCTAAGTAGTCAGAGTGCGAACCCAAAGTTCCGGGAAGCTTCTGTTACAGCTTTAGGTGTTGTTTCAGAGGGTTGTCTGGAgttgatgaaagataaattgGAACCCATTCTTCATATTGTCTTAGGGGCTTTGAGGGATCCAGAACAAATGGTTAGAGGGGCTGCATCATTTGCATTGGGTCAATTTGCAGAGCATTTACAGCCTGAAATCATGTCCCACTATGAAAGTGTTCTCCCCTGCATTTTAAATGCTATTGAGGATGCATCTGATGAAGTAAAG GAAAAGTCATACTACGCTTTAGCAGCATTTTGTGAGGACATGGGTGAAGAAATTCTTCCTTTCCTTGATCCTTTGATGCAGAAGCTTCTTGCAGCCCTCCAAAATAGCCCTCGTAATTTGCAGGAGACATGCATG TCTGCAATTGGTTCAGTTGCATCTGCTGCTGAGCAAGCTTTCATTCCTTATTCTGAAAGGGTTCTTGAGTTAATGAAATCCTTCATGGTGCTTACCAACGATGAAGATCTCCGATCACGAGCAAGGGCTACCGAGCTTGTAGGAATAGTGGCCATGTCTGCTGGGAGAGTGAGGATGGAACCAATTCTACCCCCTTTCATGGAAGCTGCAATTTCT GGTTTTGGATTGGAGTTCAGTGAGCTTCGGGAGTATACTCATGGATTCTTTAGCAATGTAGCAGAAATTATGGATGATAGCTTTGCACAG TATCTTCCTCATGTCGTACCCCTGGCATTTGCTTCCTGCAATCTTGATGATGGTTCTGCAGTGGACATCATTGAATCTGATGATGAAACTATCAATGGATTTGGTGGAGTCTCATCTGATGATGAAGCTCATGATGAGCCAAGAGTTCGGAATATCAGTGTAAGAACAGGAGTGCTGGATGAAAAGGCAGCTGCAACTCAAGCACTTGGCTTATATGCACTTCACACAAAGAGTTCTTATTCTCC cTATTTGGAGGAGACACTAAGGATTCTGGTGAGACATTCAGGGTATTTCCATGAAGATGTTCGGCTTCAGGCTATCATTGCTTTGAAGT CTATTTTGACTGCAGCACATGCAATCTTCCAGAGTCAAAAT GATGGACCGGCAAAAGCAAGAGAAATGCTTG ATACTGTGATGGATATTTACATCAAAACTATGACCGGAGATGATGACAAGGAAGTAGTGGCTCAAGCTTGTACAAGTGTGGCAGAGATCATCAAGGATTATGGTTATGCAGCTATTGAACCGT ATATGTCTCGGCTTGTTGATGCGACTTTGGTATTGCTAAAAGAGGAGTCAGCCTGTCAGCAGCTGGAAGACGATAGTGATATGGAAGATGATGACACAGAACATGATGAAGTGCTTATGGATGCTGTTTCTGACATTCTTCCTGCTTTTGCAGTGTCCATGGGTTCTCATTTTGCACCCATCTTTGCAAACCTATTTGAACCTTTGATGAAATTTGCG AAAGCTTCACGCCCTCTGCAAGATCGAACTATGGTGGTTGCTTGCCTTGCAGAAGTTGCTCAGGGCATGGGTGCACCAATTGCGGATTATGTTGAT AGAGTGATGCCCTTAGCAATCAAAGAACTCGCATCATCTAATGCAACTAACAGGAGGAATGCTGCATTTTGTGTTGGAGAATTGTGCAAAAATGGCGGGGAGTCAACTGTGAA ATATTATGGTGATACATTGCGCGGGCTCTTCCCATTATTTGGAGAGTCTGAGCCAGATGATGCTGTCAGGGATAATGCAGCTGGTGCAGTTGCAAGGATGATAATGGCACATCCCCAGTCCGTTCCATTAAATCAG GTCCTTCCAGTTTTCCTGAAAGTTCTTCCATTAAAAGAAGATCGTGAAGAGTCCATGGCTGTCTACAGTTGTGTCTATACTCTTGTTTTGTCATCCAATCAACAG ATCCTTGCACTTGTTCCAGAGTTGGTCAATCTTTTTGCTCAGGTTGTGGTTTCTCCAGTTGAAACACCTGAAGTCAAGGCTCAAGTAGGAAGAGCTTTCTCACACCTGATTTCACTCTATGGTCATCAAATGCAACCTCTATTAAGTAACCTCTCGCCTGCACATGCTAGTGCTCTAGCTGCATTTGCCCCCAAAAGCTGA
- the LOC133705548 gene encoding uncharacterized protein LOC133705548 isoform X1, giving the protein MSQSLELLLIQFLMPDNDARRQAEEQIKRLAKDPQVVPALAQHLRTAKTPNVRQLAAVLLRKKITGHWAKLSPQLKLLVKQSLIESITMEHSSPVRRASANVVSIIAKYAVPAGEWPDLLPFLFQCSQSAQEDHREVALILFSSLTETIGNAFQPHFADLQALLLKCLQDDTSNRVRIAALKAVGSFLEFTNDGDEVVKFRQFIPSILNVARQCLSSGDEDVAIIAFEIFDELIESPAPLLGDSVKSIVQFSLEVCSSQNLESNTRHQAIQIISWLAKYKYSSLKKYKLVIPILQVMCPLLAESTDSVEDDDLAPDRAAAEVIDTMSLNLSKQVFPPVFEFASLSSQSANPKFREASVTALGVVSEGCLELMKDKLEPILHIVLGALRDPEQMVRGAASFALGQFAEHLQPEIMSHYESVLPCILNAIEDASDEVKEKSYYALAAFCEDMGEEILPFLDPLMQKLLAALQNSPRNLQETCMSAIGSVASAAEQAFIPYSERVLELMKSFMVLTNDEDLRSRARATELVGIVAMSAGRVRMEPILPPFMEAAISGFGLEFSELREYTHGFFSNVAEIMDDSFAQYLPHVVPLAFASCNLDDGSAVDIIESDDETINGFGGVSSDDEAHDEPRVRNISVRTGVLDEKAAATQALGLYALHTKSSYSPYLEETLRILVRHSGYFHEDVRLQAIIALKSILTAAHAIFQSQNDGPAKAREMLDTVMDIYIKTMTGDDDKEVVAQACTSVAEIIKDYGYAAIEPYMSRLVDATLVLLKEESACQQLEDDSDMEDDDTEHDEVLMDAVSDILPAFAVSMGSHFAPIFANLFEPLMKFAKASRPLQDRTMVVACLAEVAQGMGAPIADYVDRVMPLAIKELASSNATNRRNAAFCVGELCKNGGESTVKYYGDTLRGLFPLFGESEPDDAVRDNAAGAVARMIMAHPQSVPLNQVLPVFLKVLPLKEDREESMAVYSCVYTLVLSSNQQILALVPELVNLFAQVVVSPVETPEVKAQVGRAFSHLISLYGHQMQPLLSNLSPAHASALAAFAPKS; this is encoded by the exons ATGTCACAGTCACTTGAACTGCTGCTGATTCAATTCTTGATGCCAGACAACGATGCCAGAAGGCAAGCAGAGGAGCAAATTAAGAGGCTAGCCAAAGATCCTCAAGTGGTCCCCGCCCTTGCTCAACATCTTCGCACCGCTAAAACTCCCAATGTTCGCCAACTCGCCGCCGTCCTCCTCCGCAAGAAGATCACTGGCCACTGGGCTAAACTCTCTCCTCAACTCAAACTCCTTGTCAAGCAATCTCTCATTGAAAGCATCACCATGGAACACAG TTCTCCAGTAAGGAGAGCTAGTGCGAATGTGGTGAGTATAATTGCCAAATACGCAGTTCCGGCTGGAGAGTGGCCTGATTTGTTGCCCTTTTTGTTCCAATGTAGCCAAAGTGCACAGGAAGATCATAGAGAA GTGGCACTGATCCTTTTCAGCTCTTTAACTGAAACTATCGGGAATGCATTTCAACCTCATTTCGCAGATTTGCAAGCTCTTTTGCTCAAGTGTCTGCAGGATGATACTAGCAACCGTGTTAGAATTGCTGCTCTCAA GGCAGTGGGATCTTTTCTCGAGTTTACAAATGACGGGGATGAGGTG GTCAAATTTCGCCAGTTCATTCCAAGCATTTTAAACGTGGCTAGACAATGCCTTTCATCTGGTGACGAGGATGTTGCAAtaattgcttttgaaatctttgATGAGCTGATTGAATCTCCTGCACCTCTTCTTGGAGATTCTGTTAAATCCATTGTGCAGTTCTCTCTTGAAGTTTGCTCCAGTCAAAATTTGGAATCCAACACACGTCATCAG GCTATTCAGATAATTTCATGGCTGGCAAAGTACAAATACAGTTCCCTGAAAAAGTATAAGCTGGTCATCCCCATTCTGCAAGTGATGTGCCCCTTGCTTGCAGAATCAACTGATTCTGTTGAAGATGATGATCTTGCTCCTGATCGAGCTGCTGCAGAAGTTATTGACACTATGTCTTTGAACCTCTCAAAGCAAGTCTTCCCTCCTGTCTTTGAGTTTGCTTCTCTAAGTAGTCAGAGTGCGAACCCAAAGTTCCGGGAAGCTTCTGTTACAGCTTTAGGTGTTGTTTCAGAGGGTTGTCTGGAgttgatgaaagataaattgGAACCCATTCTTCATATTGTCTTAGGGGCTTTGAGGGATCCAGAACAAATGGTTAGAGGGGCTGCATCATTTGCATTGGGTCAATTTGCAGAGCATTTACAGCCTGAAATCATGTCCCACTATGAAAGTGTTCTCCCCTGCATTTTAAATGCTATTGAGGATGCATCTGATGAAGTAAAG GAAAAGTCATACTACGCTTTAGCAGCATTTTGTGAGGACATGGGTGAAGAAATTCTTCCTTTCCTTGATCCTTTGATGCAGAAGCTTCTTGCAGCCCTCCAAAATAGCCCTCGTAATTTGCAGGAGACATGCATG TCTGCAATTGGTTCAGTTGCATCTGCTGCTGAGCAAGCTTTCATTCCTTATTCTGAAAGGGTTCTTGAGTTAATGAAATCCTTCATGGTGCTTACCAACGATGAAGATCTCCGATCACGAGCAAGGGCTACCGAGCTTGTAGGAATAGTGGCCATGTCTGCTGGGAGAGTGAGGATGGAACCAATTCTACCCCCTTTCATGGAAGCTGCAATTTCT GGTTTTGGATTGGAGTTCAGTGAGCTTCGGGAGTATACTCATGGATTCTTTAGCAATGTAGCAGAAATTATGGATGATAGCTTTGCACAG TATCTTCCTCATGTCGTACCCCTGGCATTTGCTTCCTGCAATCTTGATGATGGTTCTGCAGTGGACATCATTGAATCTGATGATGAAACTATCAATGGATTTGGTGGAGTCTCATCTGATGATGAAGCTCATGATGAGCCAAGAGTTCGGAATATCAGTGTAAGAACAGGAGTGCTGGATGAAAAGGCAGCTGCAACTCAAGCACTTGGCTTATATGCACTTCACACAAAGAGTTCTTATTCTCC cTATTTGGAGGAGACACTAAGGATTCTGGTGAGACATTCAGGGTATTTCCATGAAGATGTTCGGCTTCAGGCTATCATTGCTTTGAAGT CTATTTTGACTGCAGCACATGCAATCTTCCAGAGTCAAAAT GATGGACCGGCAAAAGCAAGAGAAATGCTTG ATACTGTGATGGATATTTACATCAAAACTATGACCGGAGATGATGACAAGGAAGTAGTGGCTCAAGCTTGTACAAGTGTGGCAGAGATCATCAAGGATTATGGTTATGCAGCTATTGAACCGT ATATGTCTCGGCTTGTTGATGCGACTTTGGTATTGCTAAAAGAGGAGTCAGCCTGTCAGCAGCTGGAAGACGATAGTGATATGGAAGATGATGACACAGAACATGATGAAGTGCTTATGGATGCTGTTTCTGACATTCTTCCTGCTTTTGCAGTGTCCATGGGTTCTCATTTTGCACCCATCTTTGCAAACCTATTTGAACCTTTGATGAAATTTGCG AAAGCTTCACGCCCTCTGCAAGATCGAACTATGGTGGTTGCTTGCCTTGCAGAAGTTGCTCAGGGCATGGGTGCACCAATTGCGGATTATGTTGAT AGAGTGATGCCCTTAGCAATCAAAGAACTCGCATCATCTAATGCAACTAACAGGAGGAATGCTGCATTTTGTGTTGGAGAATTGTGCAAAAATGGCGGGGAGTCAACTGTGAA ATATTATGGTGATACATTGCGCGGGCTCTTCCCATTATTTGGAGAGTCTGAGCCAGATGATGCTGTCAGGGATAATGCAGCTGGTGCAGTTGCAAGGATGATAATGGCACATCCCCAGTCCGTTCCATTAAATCAG GTCCTTCCAGTTTTCCTGAAAGTTCTTCCATTAAAAGAAGATCGTGAAGAGTCCATGGCTGTCTACAGTTGTGTCTATACTCTTGTTTTGTCATCCAATCAACAG ATCCTTGCACTTGTTCCAGAGTTGGTCAATCTTTTTGCTCAGGTTGTGGTTTCTCCAGTTGAAACACCTGAAGTCAAGGCTCAAGTAGGAAGAGCTTTCTCACACCTGATTTCACTCTATGGTCATCAAATGCAACCTCTATTAAGTAACCTCTCGCCTGCACATGCTAGTGCTCTAGCTGCATTTGCCCCCAAAAGCTGA